Proteins encoded by one window of Candidatus Methanoperedens sp.:
- a CDS encoding CxxxxCH/CxxCH domain-containing protein encodes MREKADIEKKCSFNLIKILIFGILTLLLLSNLASAATVRYYMNTVNGVDIGVDGPTNVVSGTYVTIPPIITASMDTTGLDSGNARTGSTNSHPTGLYTHSRWYFTSDYSQPTQISANPAGSAYLRGASTSNTAIVRLYDYNPVSGTKTLIGSSQTITLTGGTTTTAYSYTISSSAYTVPQNHRLMLQYDFNQPGSTDIARVYASSTSAYIDIVETAQAVATYTISGYITNKSNGSALNGATVQTNTSQSTTTNAQGYYIFTNLSNGSYLINASLTGYATNSTTRTISGANLTNVNISLSPVPTYLLSGYVTNSSNGAAISGAIVTTNTSLNISTDGAGYYYFTVNNGTYIITASKTGYNPNSITKTVNGANQPNSNISITYMQPSSAGKILVSANRYVVLDDPKTGSFSGTGFKNPTNNWATDTITGVETTITMWAMLLDSNGKPLANKNVNFTLKNPVGTNDYTFTKATDSKGLVNVTRDLNNKNYYGKWQIVADFEGLNQSTSFIYNWWGCGGGAGCTGHSSQSWATGAAINSPYTTGHDGVVGARSTHYNTANDCMYCHLSYNGQGSTPSMNTSDRHSSISCTNSSCHGTITQHQTNMVIGSCSNCHNRTAITKKSTLNGILSNYSTTSTYHDQNASIPCIICHGPMHNITKPDPTVGMLNNVTEDSQCTTCHANYEQHKGSVNCTLCHSQDVHVIQVLSQSAGYVNKGSTYQGNCTNCHQNASFFNTLKLNPKAGPYSGPNPPQVQIPLNHSNDSSAGQKWNNYWTSGTGGSAQLTACNYCHGSTQHDLSALGRPAQFDGNNVVGSTISNTTYWCSSCHWQGYTSGANTYNDMVNIFNALRVPPEITGHATYGANQSKPGYFNHSSIAKDDASCQGCHGSLTSSTNITGLLHNVAQGLSGGPDCKSCHDIGGSAPKEVDINVLKNSTHRNLNQALTDVNKACYACHGDGTAPASGHPENYRNPKLCADCHTGAGNYSAPLVAEHNQVGQDVITNATCNTCHDNSGMFLPNAGTNGMTTAFVHYIKDVTNISTSPYQHFGPINTSNCIECHNNATYSNNASWGSPVNISTSIKRNHTETLTSQCDVCHKDSNVSSLAIVDFHNASVQGGSGSCTSCHSQPPSGTVRYNMTGAHDLHKSAGYGSIPETSCDYCHSTGGKNEAGHPNTNDNATVVTNASASIGTYNMNPASGNDDTCSGVSCHSNGLSSGAKVGIATWNTATAGACNECHSTVPSGLPPTGNHTRHYTTEGYSCAECHGTNADAGNQTGHKTNAVIDINFTNVTGSINASKTCSVYCHSPNPNDVKPKPTWNTSSVSCGDCHSIPPTITRNNVNHTTDTNCNGCHGANATLGTQTGHINGVIDTPTMSCISCHAQPPSGTTRYNMTGAHDLHKSKGYGTLENTSCQYCHNNAGGYEPGHPQNDGAADVAANASATMTYFQNLASGNDDTCSGVSCHSNGLSSGAKVGTATWNTATAGTCTECHSTVPSGLPPTGNHTRHYTTEGYSCAECHGTNADAGNQTGHKTNAVIDINFTNVTGSINASKTCSVYCHSPNPNDIKPKPTWNTSSVTCGDCHSIPPTAFTTRNNKTHTSDINCNGCHGANASAGTQIGHLNGVIDTPTMNCLSCHSQPPSGTERYNMTGAHDLHKSKGYGTLENTSCQYCHNNAGGYEPGHPQNDGAADVAANASATMTYFQNLASGNDDTCSGVSCHSNGLSSGAKVGTATWNTATAGTCTECHSTVPSGLPPTGNHTRHYTTEGYSCAECHGTNADAGNQTGHKTNAVIDINFTNVTGSINASKTCSVYCHSPNPNDVKPKPTWNTSSVTCGDCHSIPPTAFTTRNNKTHTSDTNCNGCHGANASTGTQIGHLNGVIDTPTMSCVSCHSQPPSGTVRYNMTGAHDLHKSKGYGTLENTSCQYCHNNAGGYEPGHPQNDGAADVAVNASATMTYFQNLASGNDDTCSGVSCHSNGLSSGAKVGTATWNTATAGACTECHSTVPSGLPPTGNHTRHYTTEGYSCAECHGTNADAGNQTGHKTNGAIDINFTNVTGSINASNTCSVYCHSPNPNDIKPKPTWNTSSVSCGDCHSIPPTITRNNVNHTTDTNCNGCHGANATLGTQTGHINGVIDTPTMSCVSCHSQPPSGTTRYNMTGAHDLHKSKGYGTLENTSCQYCHNNAGGYELGHPQNDGAADVAVNASATMTYFQNLASGNDDTCSGVSCHSNGLSSGAKVGTATWNTASAGACTECHSTVPSGLPPTGNHTRHYTTEGYSCAECHGTNADAGNQTGHRTNGAIDINFTNVTGSINASKTCSVYCHSPNPNDIKPKPTWNTSSVTCGDCHSIPPTLTRTGSSHPAATLAECEGCHGTGASTGNQTGHLNGIVNANTDSCITCHGLNGSSNVKIDPASFGMHINVNSTDGNNNLTNSDCATCHYNTTDMGSNYTVQAGVNVRVCNDCHVNQDVTSPAVSEHYPGANINVTTMNCENCHSNSLNIPDQNSTVNTAMGNVTHYGTTTNLVTPSAGTYNTACNNCHNSAVNKTSYGVVNKQVTIPHTGTGTCDKCHVDGSASDLHNSSLAMPVTVSCKSCHTTYASKYNAPNLTDTAMGGSGYTTCNGGSCHGTDISSSLDTLARHNVDRTYPGTGGSTNTVYLNNNVSLSVTKGTPVEITSMINDANGAASRVGGAEYYIDTDPGQGKGIPMTAADGLYDARQGSWESVIATLDTGSLPDGNHTIYVRGVDIGKQWSTPKNAQLVVQSLGYINVTVTSVDGPVVNADVWIDSADIKKTDINGNYSFAVPTGTYNVTVSKQPTHNDNTSTGVVVTQGDTTLLPVYLQKKPTGIISGTVTNV; translated from the coding sequence ATGAGAGAAAAAGCAGACATTGAAAAAAAGTGTAGTTTTAACCTTATAAAAATTTTAATTTTCGGAATATTGACATTGCTTCTTTTGAGTAATTTGGCGAGCGCAGCAACCGTCAGATATTATATGAACACTGTTAATGGCGTTGACATAGGTGTTGATGGTCCAACCAATGTTGTATCAGGAACATATGTTACCATCCCGCCAATAATCACAGCATCTATGGATACAACCGGGTTAGATTCAGGAAATGCAAGAACAGGCAGTACTAACTCCCATCCAACGGGATTATATACACATTCAAGATGGTATTTTACTTCAGATTATTCACAACCAACCCAGATAAGTGCAAATCCAGCCGGAAGTGCTTATTTAAGAGGTGCCTCAACAAGTAATACTGCAATTGTGAGGCTTTATGATTATAATCCCGTTTCAGGTACAAAAACGTTAATAGGGTCAAGCCAAACAATAACTCTTACAGGAGGTACAACAACGACAGCTTATTCTTATACTATATCAAGTTCTGCCTACACTGTACCTCAGAATCATAGATTAATGCTGCAATATGATTTCAACCAGCCGGGAAGCACGGATATCGCAAGGGTTTATGCAAGTTCAACGAGTGCTTATATCGATATAGTAGAAACTGCCCAGGCTGTAGCAACATACACCATTTCAGGTTATATCACCAATAAATCCAACGGTTCTGCCCTGAACGGCGCAACAGTCCAGACAAACACCAGCCAATCCACAACCACAAATGCTCAGGGCTATTATATCTTCACAAATTTATCCAACGGATCATATCTTATAAATGCCAGCCTGACCGGTTATGCTACTAATTCTACAACAAGAACCATCAGCGGCGCTAACCTGACAAATGTCAATATCTCTCTATCTCCTGTCCCGACCTACCTTTTATCCGGTTATGTTACCAATTCATCAAATGGCGCTGCGATATCTGGTGCTATTGTTACAACCAATACGAGCTTGAACATTTCAACAGATGGAGCAGGTTACTATTATTTTACAGTTAATAACGGCACATATATAATTACAGCATCAAAAACTGGATATAATCCGAACTCTATCACAAAAACTGTGAACGGAGCAAATCAACCGAATTCGAATATTTCGATAACTTATATGCAACCATCATCCGCTGGAAAAATCCTTGTTTCAGCCAACAGGTACGTGGTGCTTGATGATCCAAAGACAGGTTCTTTTTCAGGAACAGGATTTAAGAACCCAACCAATAATTGGGCTACAGATACCATTACAGGTGTAGAGACTACAATAACGATGTGGGCAATGTTGCTTGATAGCAATGGTAAGCCTCTTGCAAATAAAAATGTTAATTTTACACTTAAAAACCCGGTAGGAACCAACGACTATACTTTCACGAAAGCTACCGATAGCAAAGGTCTTGTAAATGTAACACGCGACCTTAATAACAAGAATTATTACGGAAAATGGCAGATAGTGGCGGATTTTGAAGGACTGAATCAGAGCACATCTTTCATTTACAACTGGTGGGGATGCGGCGGAGGAGCTGGCTGCACAGGACATAGCAGTCAAAGCTGGGCAACAGGAGCAGCAATCAATTCTCCCTATACGACAGGGCATGATGGGGTTGTTGGCGCCAGAAGTACTCACTATAATACAGCCAATGATTGTATGTATTGCCATCTTTCATACAATGGCCAGGGATCAACACCCAGTATGAATACCTCTGATAGGCATAGCAGTATTAGCTGTACCAATAGCAGCTGTCATGGGACAATTACCCAGCATCAAACCAATATGGTAATAGGCTCATGCAGTAATTGCCATAATAGAACAGCAATCACAAAAAAATCAACATTAAATGGAATTCTCTCTAATTATTCCACGACATCGACTTATCATGACCAGAATGCCAGCATTCCATGCATTATCTGTCATGGTCCGATGCATAATATTACAAAACCCGATCCAACTGTGGGTATGTTGAATAATGTAACAGAGGATAGTCAATGTACGACCTGTCATGCAAATTATGAACAGCATAAAGGAAGTGTTAACTGCACACTCTGCCACAGCCAGGATGTGCATGTAATTCAAGTATTATCACAGAGTGCCGGATATGTTAACAAGGGAAGTACCTACCAGGGTAATTGTACCAACTGTCACCAGAACGCCTCATTCTTCAATACTCTTAAATTAAATCCTAAAGCAGGCCCATATTCAGGACCAAATCCGCCGCAAGTACAGATCCCATTAAACCATAGCAATGATTCGTCAGCAGGCCAGAAGTGGAATAATTACTGGACGAGTGGAACAGGCGGAAGCGCACAATTAACTGCCTGCAATTACTGCCATGGTTCTACACAGCATGATTTGAGCGCTCTGGGGAGACCAGCCCAATTTGATGGTAACAATGTTGTTGGCTCAACAATATCAAATACTACCTACTGGTGTTCTTCATGTCACTGGCAGGGATATACCAGCGGTGCAAATACCTACAATGATATGGTGAATATTTTTAACGCCCTGAGGGTACCGCCTGAGATTACTGGCCATGCCACATACGGCGCAAACCAGAGCAAACCCGGTTACTTTAATCACAGCAGTATTGCCAAGGATGATGCGTCATGCCAGGGGTGCCACGGAAGCCTCACATCGAGCACAAATATCACAGGTCTTCTTCATAATGTCGCTCAGGGATTATCAGGAGGACCGGATTGTAAATCCTGTCATGATATCGGCGGCTCAGCACCAAAAGAAGTTGATATAAATGTTCTTAAGAACAGCACACATAGGAACCTGAACCAGGCGTTGACCGATGTGAACAAAGCATGTTATGCATGCCATGGTGACGGAACAGCTCCGGCCAGCGGTCATCCAGAAAATTACAGGAATCCGAAGCTATGTGCTGATTGTCATACCGGTGCAGGAAATTACAGCGCTCCGCTTGTAGCAGAACATAACCAGGTCGGTCAGGACGTAATAACCAATGCAACATGCAATACCTGTCATGACAATAGCGGGATGTTCCTGCCAAATGCAGGAACTAACGGAATGACAACTGCTTTTGTACATTATATTAAGGATGTAACAAACATTTCAACAAGCCCATACCAGCACTTTGGTCCAATCAATACCTCCAACTGTATCGAGTGCCATAACAATGCTACATATTCAAACAATGCAAGCTGGGGTTCCCCGGTGAATATCAGTACAAGCATAAAAAGAAATCATACCGAAACCCTGACAAGCCAGTGTGATGTATGCCACAAAGATAGCAATGTTTCGAGCCTTGCAATCGTGGATTTCCATAATGCAAGTGTACAGGGAGGTTCAGGTAGCTGTACATCCTGCCACTCCCAGCCACCAAGCGGTACGGTCCGGTACAACATGACCGGTGCCCATGACCTGCATAAATCAGCAGGATACGGCAGCATCCCGGAAACAAGCTGTGATTACTGCCATTCAACCGGGGGTAAGAACGAAGCAGGTCATCCTAATACAAATGACAATGCAACAGTAGTCACAAATGCCTCAGCCTCAATAGGGACTTATAACATGAACCCGGCATCAGGCAATGACGATACCTGTAGTGGCGTCTCATGCCACAGCAACGGCTTAAGCAGCGGTGCAAAAGTCGGCATAGCCACCTGGAACACGGCAACAGCAGGAGCATGCAACGAATGCCACTCAACAGTCCCAAGCGGTCTGCCACCAACAGGTAACCATACCAGACATTATACAACAGAAGGCTATAGCTGTGCAGAATGCCATGGAACGAATGCAGATGCAGGTAACCAGACAGGCCATAAGACCAATGCAGTGATCGATATCAACTTCACGAACGTCACAGGCAGCATCAATGCTAGCAAGACATGCTCAGTCTACTGCCACAGCCCTAACCCGAACGATGTCAAGCCCAAACCCACCTGGAACACTTCAAGCGTATCATGTGGTGACTGCCACAGCATCCCGCCGACAATCACAAGAAACAATGTAAATCATACAACAGATACCAACTGTAACGGCTGCCACGGTGCAAACGCAACACTCGGTACACAGACAGGACATATCAACGGAGTAATCGATACCCCGACAATGAGCTGTATCTCCTGCCATGCCCAGCCTCCAAGCGGCACAACACGGTATAATATGACCGGTGCCCATGACCTTCATAAATCCAAAGGTTACGGTACTCTTGAAAACACAAGCTGCCAGTATTGCCACAATAACGCTGGCGGCTACGAACCCGGTCACCCCCAGAATGATGGTGCAGCCGATGTCGCAGCCAATGCCTCAGCCACCATGACCTACTTCCAGAACCTTGCCTCAGGTAACGACGATACCTGTAGTGGCGTCTCATGCCACAGCAACGGCTTAAGCAGCGGTGCAAAAGTCGGAACAGCCACATGGAACACAGCAACAGCAGGAACATGCACAGAATGTCACTCAACAGTCCCAAGCGGTCTGCCGCCAACTGGTAATCATACCAGACATTATACAACAGAAGGCTATAGCTGTGCAGAATGCCATGGAACGAATGCAGATGCAGGTAACCAGACAGGCCATAAGACCAATGCAGTGATCGATATCAACTTCACGAACGTTACCGGTAGCATCAATGCCAGCAAGACATGCAGTGTGTACTGCCACAGCCCTAACCCGAACGATATCAAGCCCAAACCCACCTGGAACACATCAAGTGTAACATGTGGTGACTGCCACAGCATTCCGCCGACAGCTTTCACAACAAGGAACAACAAGACTCATACCTCGGACATAAACTGTAACGGCTGCCATGGTGCAAATGCATCAGCAGGCACACAGATCGGTCATCTCAATGGTGTAATTGATACTCCGACAATGAACTGCCTGTCCTGTCATTCTCAACCGCCAAGTGGAACCGAGAGATACAACATGACCGGTGCCCATGACCTTCATAAATCCAAAGGTTACGGTACTCTTGAAAACACAAGCTGTCAATACTGCCATAACAATGCAGGTGGTTACGAACCCGGTCACCCCCAGAATGATGGTGCAGCAGATGTTGCAGCCAATGCCTCAGCCACCATGACCTACTTCCAGAACCTTGCCTCAGGTAACGACGATACCTGTAGTGGCGTCTCATGCCACAGCAACGGCTTAAGCAGCGGTGCAAAAGTCGGAACAGCCACATGGAACACAGCAACAGCAGGAACATGCACAGAATGTCACTCAACAGTCCCAAGCGGTCTGCCGCCAACTGGTAATCATACCAGACATTATACAACAGAAGGCTATAGCTGTGCAGAATGCCATGGAACGAATGCAGATGCAGGTAACCAGACAGGCCATAAGACCAATGCAGTGATCGATATTAACTTCACAAATGTTACCGGTAGCATCAATGCGAGCAAGACATGCAGTGTGTACTGCCACAGCCCTAACCCGAACGATGTCAAGCCCAAACCTACCTGGAACACATCAAGTGTAACATGTGGTGACTGCCACAGCATTCCGCCAACAGCTTTCACAACAAGGAACAACAAGACTCATACCTCGGACACAAACTGTAACGGTTGCCATGGTGCAAATGCTTCAACAGGTACACAGATTGGCCATCTCAATGGTGTAATTGATACCCCGACAATGAGCTGTGTCTCCTGTCATTCCCAGCCACCAAGCGGTACAGTCCGTTATAATATGACCGGTGCCCATGACCTGCATAAATCCAAAGGTTACGGCACTCTTGAAAACACAAGCTGCCAGTATTGCCACAATAACGCTGGCGGCTACGAACCCGGTCACCCCCAGAATGATGGTGCAGCAGATGTTGCAGTCAACGCCTCAGCCACCATGACCTACTTCCAGAACCTTGCCTCAGGTAACGACGATACCTGTAGTGGCGTCTCATGCCACAGCAACGGCTTAAGCAGCGGTGCAAAAGTCGGAACAGCCACATGGAACACAGCAACAGCAGGAGCATGTACAGAATGTCACTCAACAGTCCCAAGCGGTCTGCCGCCAACTGGTAACCATACCAGACACTATACAACAGAAGGCTATAGCTGTGCAGAATGTCATGGAACGAATGCAGATGCAGGTAACCAGACTGGTCATAAGACAAACGGTGCGATTGACATCAACTTCACAAACGTCACCGGCAGCATCAATGCCAGCAATACCTGCAGCGTGTATTGCCACAGCCCCAACCCGAACGATATCAAGCCCAAACCCACCTGGAACACATCAAGTGTATCATGTGGTGACTGCCACAGTATCCCGCCAACAATCACAAGAAACAATGTAAATCATACAACAGATACGAACTGTAACGGCTGCCACGGTGCAAATGCAACACTCGGTACCCAGACAGGGCATATCAACGGAGTAATCGATACCCCGACAATGAGCTGTGTCTCCTGTCATTCCCAGCCACCGAGCGGCACAACACGGTACAACATGACCGGTGCTCATGACCTTCACAAATCCAAAGGTTACGGTACTCTTGAAAACACAAGCTGCCAGTATTGTCATAACAATGCAGGCGGCTATGAACTCGGTCACCCCCAGAATGATGGTGCAGCAGATGTCGCAGTCAATGCCTCAGCCACCATGACCTACTTCCAGAACCTTGCCTCAGGCAATGACGATACCTGTAGTGGCGTCTCATGCCATAGCAACGGCTTAAGCAGCGGTGCAAAAGTCGGGACAGCCACATGGAACACAGCATCTGCCGGAGCATGCACAGAATGCCATTCAACAGTCCCAAGCGGTCTGCCACCAACAGGAAACCATACCAGACACTATACCACAGAAGGCTATAGCTGTGCAGAATGCCATGGAACGAATGCAGATGCAGGTAACCAGACAGGGCACAGGACAAACGGTGCAATTGACATCAACTTTACGAATGTTACCGGCAGCATCAATGCCAGCAAGACATGCAGTGTGTACTGCCACAGCCCCAACCCGAACGATATCAAGCCCAAACCCACCTGGAACACATCAAGTGTAACATGCGGTGACTGCCACAGCATCCCGCCGACATTGACAAGAACTGGTAGCTCTCATCCTGCTGCAACGCTTGCTGAGTGTGAAGGTTGCCACGGTACTGGAGCATCAACAGGAAACCAGACAGGCCACCTCAATGGAATAGTCAATGCAAATACAGATAGCTGTATAACTTGCCACGGTCTTAACGGATCATCAAATGTAAAGATAGATCCGGCATCCTTTGGTATGCATATAAATGTCAACAGTACAGATGGAAATAATAACCTGACAAACAGCGATTGCGCGACATGCCATTACAATACCACTGATATGGGTTCAAATTATACTGTCCAGGCCGGTGTAAATGTCCGTGTATGCAATGACTGCCACGTGAACCAGGATGTTACCTCACCAGCAGTCAGCGAACACTATCCCGGTGCTAATATTAATGTAACCACAATGAATTGTGAGAACTGCCACAGCAACAGTTTGAATATCCCGGATCAGAATTCAACAGTTAATACAGCAATGGGAAATGTTACACATTACGGTACAACAACGAACCTTGTAACACCAAGCGCAGGAACTTACAATACCGCGTGCAATAACTGCCACAACAGCGCTGTGAATAAGACCAGCTATGGTGTGGTGAATAAGCAGGTAACCATACCTCATACGGGCACAGGTACATGTGACAAGTGCCATGTAGATGGCAGCGCATCTGACCTGCATAATAGTTCGCTTGCTATGCCGGTAACTGTATCATGTAAATCATGCCACACGACATATGCATCAAAATATAATGCACCAAACCTTACAGATACGGCTATGGGCGGTTCCGGTTATACAACATGTAACGGCGGAAGTTGCCATGGCACGGATATTTCCAGCAGCCTGGATACCCTGGCAAGGCATAATGTTGACAGGACATATCCGGGTACAGGAGGTTCTACCAATACAGTCTATCTGAATAACAATGTTTCACTTAGCGTCACAAAAGGAACTCCTGTTGAAATAACATCCATGATCAACGATGCAAATGGTGCTGCTTCACGTGTTGGTGGAGCTGAGTATTATATCGATACAGATCCTGGCCAGGGCAAAGGAATTCCTATGACGGCAGCGGACGGCCTTTATGATGCAAGGCAAGGAAGCTGGGAGAGTGTAATAGCAACACTTGATACAGGCAGCCTCCCGGACGGGAATCACACAATATATGTCCGCGGCGTGGATATCGGTAAACAGTGGAGCACTCCAAAGAATGCTCAGCTTGTTGTCCAGTCCCTTGGATATATCAACGTGACAGTAACAAGCGTAGACGGGCCTGTAGTAAATGCAGATGTATGGATAGATAGCGCAGATATCAAGAAAACGGATATTAACGGCAACTATTCATTTGCAGTCCCAACCGGAACCTACAATGTTACAGTTAGCAAACAGCCCACGCATAACGACAATACAAGCACGGGTGTGGTTGTTACTCAGGGAGACACAACTCTGTTACCGGTATATCTCCAGAAGAAACCAACAGGAATAATTAGCGGCACAGTTACGAATGTATAA
- the ccsB gene encoding c-type cytochrome biogenesis protein CcsB, whose amino-acid sequence MAQIDWILYLTATTFYALSSIIYIICFVFKKEEKIKIGINTAIAGLLLHSVSIALRWIETGHGPYISMYEVLSKYAWFTILIFLLVQYKYEKIRITGFIVMPASLLMMAVGSTFSRDIQTVSASLRSYWLIAHVGFASLAFGSFLIAVGIAIIYLLKEKRSRNVETISPEVASFYDKLPDIKVMDDLMYRFVASGFLFLTIMIGAGAVWANQTWGRYWGWDPTETWSLIVWFTYGLCLHLRMNVGWSGKKIAWFIIFSIFVMAFSIFGIGYVYSGLHTTYLAT is encoded by the coding sequence ATGGCACAGATTGATTGGATATTGTATCTTACAGCTACGACGTTTTATGCATTAAGTTCGATAATATATATCATCTGTTTTGTTTTTAAAAAAGAAGAAAAGATTAAAATCGGCATAAATACTGCAATTGCAGGTTTGTTACTTCACAGTGTTTCTATTGCTCTTCGATGGATCGAAACCGGCCATGGGCCTTATATAAGCATGTATGAAGTCCTTTCAAAGTATGCATGGTTCACTATCCTCATTTTCTTGCTGGTCCAGTACAAATATGAAAAAATAAGGATAACAGGTTTTATCGTGATGCCTGCATCCTTATTAATGATGGCTGTAGGTTCAACATTCTCAAGGGATATCCAGACAGTCTCGGCTTCGCTTCGCAGCTACTGGCTGATAGCACATGTTGGCTTTGCCAGCCTTGCTTTTGGCTCTTTCCTTATTGCAGTAGGCATCGCAATCATATATCTCCTGAAGGAGAAACGTTCAAGGAATGTTGAAACTATTTCACCTGAGGTCGCTTCATTTTATGATAAACTCCCTGATATTAAAGTAATGGATGATCTGATGTACCGGTTCGTTGCTTCAGGCTTTCTTTTTCTTACAATAATGATAGGAGCGGGCGCAGTATGGGCTAACCAGACATGGGGGAGATACTGGGGCTGGGACCCTACAGAGACATGGTCTCTAATCGTATGGTTCACATATGGACTATGCCTGCATCTGAGGATGAATGTTGGCTGGTCAGGGAAGAAGATCGCCTGGTTCATTATATTTAGTATCTTTGTGATGGCTTTTTCTATTTTTGGTATAGGATATGTTTACAGCGGGCTTCATACAACATACCTGGCCACATGA
- a CDS encoding cytochrome c biogenesis protein ResB has product MDSNVAKQITAFFKSRRLAIALIVLIIFLSILGTHIPQKSQLKTEVYNSWEKNHTTEAKIFNQLGFTHLFSSSIFISMAALLFMNTLFCTKVMFNNSVRRFKVNPQFQKLTFIRSLENNRTIKTVKDQKDAALIINSVLSSKGYNVSNHENFIYAERNRIGVFGTPLLHICILFIILAVVYGSTGRMEGDMRLIEGQTLSEDHENYMFINEGPFFYENHKKFNISLEKFYPDYTDDTGTPRGAAGKLDIYENDQQVKTDIVYLNHMMSYGGYTFLGNVYGLAPLLLLVNSDGTVYSGSYITATDQDDSQRYVSYFELGDTGLEAGIMVYMTAPLTSEVTASDYVGQTPILFIKIFDRGKEIYDGTMRLNETLTIGDKTLGFYDIKYWSNFYVVKDNSVFLVIIGFGLITLSLFISFFIVPKRIWVEIVELGKSNEKEIHIGGKSDKFRSLYEEEFSEIANNLGMRLSNGTD; this is encoded by the coding sequence ATGGATTCTAATGTTGCAAAACAAATCACTGCTTTTTTTAAATCCCGAAGGCTTGCCATTGCTCTTATTGTTCTTATAATATTCTTATCAATCCTGGGTACGCATATACCCCAGAAATCGCAGCTCAAGACTGAAGTATATAATTCTTGGGAGAAAAATCATACTACAGAGGCCAAAATTTTTAACCAGCTCGGATTTACCCACCTTTTTTCTTCGTCAATATTCATAAGCATGGCTGCTCTTCTTTTCATGAATACGCTTTTTTGCACAAAGGTTATGTTTAATAACTCAGTAAGACGATTTAAGGTAAATCCGCAGTTTCAAAAACTAACATTTATCAGGAGTCTTGAAAATAACAGGACAATTAAGACCGTGAAAGACCAAAAGGATGCTGCTTTGATAATCAATTCCGTCTTGTCATCAAAAGGTTATAATGTTTCAAATCATGAGAATTTTATATACGCAGAAAGAAACAGGATTGGAGTATTCGGAACTCCATTACTCCATATATGCATACTTTTTATAATTTTGGCAGTAGTCTATGGCAGCACAGGACGGATGGAAGGAGATATGCGATTGATAGAAGGACAGACGCTTTCAGAAGACCATGAAAATTATATGTTCATAAATGAAGGGCCTTTTTTTTATGAAAATCATAAAAAATTCAATATTTCTCTTGAAAAATTCTATCCGGATTATACGGATGATACAGGTACCCCGCGAGGAGCAGCCGGAAAACTTGACATATATGAGAATGACCAGCAGGTGAAGACCGATATTGTTTATTTAAATCATATGATGAGCTACGGGGGCTACACATTCCTCGGGAACGTTTATGGATTGGCGCCATTATTGCTGCTGGTGAACTCTGATGGAACCGTCTATTCAGGGTCATATATAACCGCAACAGACCAGGATGATAGCCAGAGATATGTTTCATATTTTGAACTGGGAGATACAGGACTCGAAGCCGGGATAATGGTATATATGACAGCCCCTTTAACATCCGAAGTCACAGCATCAGACTATGTCGGGCAAACACCTATTCTTTTTATTAAAATATTTGACAGAGGAAAAGAGATTTATGATGGAACGATGAGGTTAAATGAAACTTTAACAATAGGTGATAAAACGCTTGGCTTTTATGATATAAAATACTGGAGCAATTTTTATGTTGTAAAGGATAATAGCGTTTTTCTGGTCATTATCGGATTCGGGCTTATTACACTGAGTCTTTTCATTTCCTTTTTCATAGTTCCAAAAAGAATTTGGGTAGAGATTGTTGAACTTGGAAAAAGCAATGAAAAAGAAATACATATAGGTGGAAAGTCGGATAAGTTCAGGTCATTATATGAAGAAGAGTTTTCAGAAATTGCTAATAATTTAGGAATGAGGTTATCAAATGGCACAGATTGA
- a CDS encoding cytochrome c maturation protein CcmE: protein MKIDSRVIIGSVVIIFILVLSYSTFSNYIEKYKTIDEALLEKENKMMWVNGSIQKGSFAPLNTGEYTFVLTDGVSTMNVSFIGELPLSFGMDSKIVILGTMNDSTFHATKIITKCPTKYEG from the coding sequence ATGAAAATAGATTCACGAGTAATAATTGGTTCAGTAGTAATCATTTTCATACTTGTGTTAAGTTATAGCACCTTCTCAAATTATATTGAAAAATATAAAACGATCGACGAAGCTCTTCTGGAAAAGGAAAATAAAATGATGTGGGTAAATGGTTCGATCCAGAAAGGTTCATTTGCCCCATTGAATACAGGCGAATATACTTTTGTACTTACCGACGGCGTATCAACAATGAACGTAAGTTTTATTGGTGAATTACCACTATCATTTGGAATGGATTCTAAAATCGTGATACTTGGAACTATGAATGATTCTACCTTCCATGCCACAAAAATTATCACGAAATGCCCGACAAAATATGAAGGATGA